DNA from Nitrospira sp.:
GTCCGAGTCATGCTGCATGCGCGAGGGCTCGGCTTCGTGCATCCTGCAACTGATGCGTACTGCGAGTTTGAGGCCGCCGCACCGCCGGATTTTGCCACTACGCGGCAGGGCCTCGGTGATGTGAGGTTGAGAGAAGGGCTGGACTGGTGAATCGGGACCTGCCGTAGAAAGGGGTCCCTACAACGAAAGACCTGAAATATGCTGGTCGAAGTGATGGCGCTGGACGAGGAAGTAGGGAAACCGTCCGAACGTCAGGTGGCAGCCGACCAGGAACCGTTCCTGGGTGGTCCCGACCGGAAACTGTGCGGCCCACCGCACTTCGAAAAGGGCGGCCGGCTGTTGCCGTTGCAGCGCCGGATTGTGAATGGCCACAAGTTGCCTGTCTTGTGGTTTCCGATCGAGCAGTAACAGAATGCCTTCCGCGCTGACGTTCAAGGAGTAGGCCTTGCCCTCGATGGTGGTTGCGTCCTGGCCCCGTCCTTCGAGGAGTTCATAGTTGCAAGGACTTCGGACGGCAAATCGCACGTCGAGTCGACGGTCACTCTGGGGTCGTAACAACGGTTGTTCGAGTGGGTTGTCCACAACGGGGCGAGGATCTGCGACCGGCGGTGAAGTTGTTCCCTTCAGCGACCTGAGAATTCTGTGGATAAAGTTAGCGGCCATAAGTTTGTCGCAATCTCCGAATTGTTCGGCGCGTACTGGCCCTATAAGAAAGCAAGTCAGATGCCCGTAGTGGAAGGAAACATTGTCCACGTAAGGGTCTGATTTTTTTTCGGAGCGTCGAATGGTCGGAGGCTTCCGTCAACAGGCTGTGCAGAATCGTCGTGTGAATTTGACAGCAAGGTTGACGGAAATGAACAGAGCCGGCGGCAGTCGGCGCGGCGGTGAATTGGGGCGGTATGCACATACAGGTGTGGATGACTTGTGGACGACGTGTGTGTGAGGTGTGCAGAGCAGCCGGGCGTTTGTCGTGCGCCTTGTTTTTGGCCGCACCCTGTGGCAGCCTATGAGACTCCATGCACTTTATCCAGGCAGTGCCAACGTGAATGGGTTTACGACGACGCCGGTCGAGTTCGTTGTCACCGCAGGGGAGTCACCCAAACGGATCGATCTTTTTCTCGCCAATCGGGACCCGGCCTTTTCGCGGTCGGCTCTGCAGCGATTGATCGAAGAGGGGCGGATTCAGATCAACGGCCGAACGGTACGGTCAAGCCAAAAAATCAAACCGGGGGACTGCATCAGGTTGGAGGTGCCCAGGCCAGAGCCACTCGATCTCCAGCCCGAAGCCATTCCGGTTGAGATCCTCCATGAAGATGCCGAGGTGTTGGTGCTCAATAAACCGGCGGGCCTCGTCGTCCACCCGGCGCCCGGCAACTGGTCCGGCACCTTGGTGAATGCGTTGCTGCATCATTTTTCGCGGTCGGGCGTCACGCCGTCGCACATCGGGGGGAAGGAGCGCCCCGGCCTCGTCCACCGGTTGGACAAGGAAACCTCCGGCGTGATGGTGATCGCCAAGACGGATCAGGCGCATCGCGCGCTGGCGGCTCAGTTCAAACAGCATACGATTACCCGTGTGTATGAGGCCTTGATCTGGGGTGTGCCGAAGAAAGGGCATGGCCTCATCGACCTCGCCATCGGGCGAGATACCAAAGAACGGAAGAAGTTTTCGCCGCGCACGACCAAGCCGAAGCCCTCGGCCACCGAATATCAGGTCGATCGGCGGTATGGAAAGGTCGCCGCCCATGTGCTGCTCTTGCCTAAGACGGGGCGAACTCACCAGCTGCGAGTCCACCTGACCTCGATCGAGCATCCGATCTTGGGCGACAAAACATACGGCGGAGCCAAGGTGATGACCGTCGAAGGCCTGCCCATTCCCAGGGTCATGCTGCACGCTCGTACACTTGGATTCACGCATCCCACCAGCCGGGAGCGCCGGCAATTCGACGTTCCCTGTCCTCCCGACATGGAACAGGTGCAGGAGTTGCTCCGTGCCGCCACGGCCCGTCGGGAAGTCGTCGGGACCTGAACATGAACTTGATCGACGAAGATGCCGAACGTCGCGGTCGGCGAGAGTGAGGAGAGAGGAACGATGGAAACCACTACAGTCCTGGACCTGTTGGGCGAGGTGATCGCGCAGCTCAAGGGGTATGCCGCCAAGCTGCCGCCGGTCGTGCATCTCGCCGTGGTGCCCAGCGGAATCAAACCGAAACCGGAAGCCATTGAGGTGTATGAACAGGCCTTGTCACGGTTTCGCGAACAAAGCGGCAGGTCTCAGTTCAAGGGCTTGCAAAGTTACCTGATCGAATCGCTGGAGGCCTTCGAAGTCGGCAATGTGCTTGGTGCGGTCCAGCCGCTCATGGCCGTCCTCGACCAGGTGGACCGCATGCAGCGGGACAAGGAAATCAAGGTGAGCCCCGCCGAAGAGAAACGGATGGAAGAATACCGCGCGGTGCTGATCAAGATCCTGCCTGGCAGTCAACCGGAGTTGGAAGGGGCGGGACGGGGGATGTAAGGCCGCAGTTCTGAGTGTTGAGTTATGAATCAAATCGGCAACTCATAAGTCAGAACGTATCACTCAGCACTCGCTTCGCGTCAGTGTCCCATCTTGGGCCCCGTGGCGTTGGCACCTTCGGTCACCAGTTTGAAGCGGACCGTCGATCCACAGTGTGGACATTTTGCGCGGATCGTCTCTTCGTCGATGACGTCATAGTGATCTTGCTTGAGCCACATCAGTTGAAAGCACTTCGGACAGCTTCGCACTTGCGTTCCCATGGTCTTCCCCTTACACTACGGTTGGCTGCATACCTCGGATCGGAGGGATTAATTTAGTATAAGATGCCTCCCGCTCTCAAGACCGACAAACGAACGATCACCTACTCCGACCGCAACGATTTCGACGCTGCACAACTCCTTCATTTATACCGCCAGGCTCCCTGGGCCAAACATCGCGCCCTGGAACTGACCAAGGCGATGCTCACCCAGACGGATGTCGTCATTTCGGCCTGGGATGGCCCGCGTTTGGTCGGATTCGGCCGTGTCTTGACGGACTATGTGTTTCGAGCCTCGATTTGGGATGTGATCGTCGATCGCGACTATCAAGGCCGGAAAATCGGCACCGAGATCGTCCGGCGGATTTTGGACCATCCCACCCTTCGGCAGGTCGAGTTGTTCTGGTTATGCACCCGCATGCCGGGGTTCTATGAACGGCTCGGGTTCAGCGCGAAGGAGCAGACCGGCATGGTCTGGTCACGAAAGAAGCCGGCGCCGCACACGTAAAACATAGCGGCAGATCCCCGTTCCTCACTCTCCTTTTTTCTCTACTCAAAGAGCCGCGAGACACCTGTCCGGTGCAGGCACTACTGCGTCTGAATGCGGTGCAAACGTTTAGGTGAACAGCAGACGGCCAGAAAGAAGAGGCTGGTGGCGAGCAGGACGATGGACGGACCGGAGGGAAGGTCGAAGGCATAGGAGAGCAGCACGCCGCTCACCGAGCAGAATATGCCGATGAGCATCGAGTAGAGGGTCATTTGCGTCAAGCTGTGTGTGAGCTGGTAGGCGGTGGAGGCGGGAATCAGAATCATCGCGAACACGAGGATGGCGCCGACGGTCTTCAGTGAAATCACCACGGTGAGGGCCACGAGCGACAGGAGGAGGTAAAAAATCTGCCGTGCCGGCACGCCGGAGGCCGCCGCCATTTCCTGATCGAAGGCGATGAAGTAGAGCTCTTTCGAGAGTAGGAGGATGGTTCCCAGGACCACGACGCTCAACCAGCCGATGGTCATGAGTTCTTCCGTCGTGACGGAGAGAACGCTGCCGAACAGGTAGCCGTACACCTCCGGATTGTAGGTCTTCATGAGCCCCAGAAAGAGAATGGCCAGCGCCATCGTGGCGGTGTAGAGGATACCGATGGACACATCCAGTTTCATGCGGCCCTTTTCTTCGACCCAGCCGGTGATCCAGACCGTAGCCAAGCCGAACACAATTGCCAGGCCGAGGGGCGGGAGGCCCAGCAGGTAGGCTAGGGTGACGCCGGCAAAGGCCGCATGGGACGTGCCGGCCCCTGCGAAGGCCAGGCCCCGCAAGACGACGAACACGCCGATGACGGAACAGACCGCGCCCACCAGGGCTGCGGCTAGGAGCGAACGCTGCATGAAATCGTAGGAGAGAAGCTCAAGCATAGTCGTTGGATCGCCTCACTCCTTGTGCTTCACCCCTCACCATCAATGGTGGTGGTAATCCTCGACGATGACGAAATCCTTGTCGGTAATGACGAGATCTTTCCCATAGACTTGGCTCAGAATCTCCGGTTTCAGGACCTCCTGCGGAGGCCCAGCGGCGAAGAGTTTCGTTTTGAGCAAAACCAGCCGATCCACCCGCGAGCGAATCATGTTGATGTCGTGGGTGATCATGAGGATCGTGAGTTTCAGGTGGCGATGGAGCTGTTGAATCAGTTCCACGACGCTATGTTGAGCCGTGATGTCCAGCCCGGTCGTCGGCTCGTCCAAGAGAAGAATCCTGGGTTGCTGGGCCAGGGCCCTTGCGATGAACACCCGTTGCTGCTGTCCACCGGAGAGGGCGCCCAGTG
Protein-coding regions in this window:
- a CDS encoding GNAT family N-acetyltransferase, which translates into the protein MPPALKTDKRTITYSDRNDFDAAQLLHLYRQAPWAKHRALELTKAMLTQTDVVISAWDGPRLVGFGRVLTDYVFRASIWDVIVDRDYQGRKIGTEIVRRILDHPTLRQVELFWLCTRMPGFYERLGFSAKEQTGMVWSRKKPAPHT
- a CDS encoding Zinc ABC transporter, permease protein ZnuB → MLELLSYDFMQRSLLAAALVGAVCSVIGVFVVLRGLAFAGAGTSHAAFAGVTLAYLLGLPPLGLAIVFGLATVWITGWVEEKGRMKLDVSIGILYTATMALAILFLGLMKTYNPEVYGYLFGSVLSVTTEELMTIGWLSVVVLGTILLLSKELYFIAFDQEMAAASGVPARQIFYLLLSLVALTVVISLKTVGAILVFAMILIPASTAYQLTHSLTQMTLYSMLIGIFCSVSGVLLSYAFDLPSGPSIVLLATSLFFLAVCCSPKRLHRIQTQ
- a CDS encoding LSU rRNA pseudouridine(1911/1915/1917) synthase, producing the protein MNGFTTTPVEFVVTAGESPKRIDLFLANRDPAFSRSALQRLIEEGRIQINGRTVRSSQKIKPGDCIRLEVPRPEPLDLQPEAIPVEILHEDAEVLVLNKPAGLVVHPAPGNWSGTLVNALLHHFSRSGVTPSHIGGKERPGLVHRLDKETSGVMVIAKTDQAHRALAAQFKQHTITRVYEALIWGVPKKGHGLIDLAIGRDTKERKKFSPRTTKPKPSATEYQVDRRYGKVAAHVLLLPKTGRTHQLRVHLTSIEHPILGDKTYGGAKVMTVEGLPIPRVMLHARTLGFTHPTSRERRQFDVPCPPDMEQVQELLRAATARREVVGT